The DNA segment ttattacatatgacaattcatattgggccataaaccaggcccattaataaatccaacaacaataaaaacaaatgtaaattcctaacatacacctacaaaattggtcatggcaatcgatcatccttatccaataataattaattcaaaattaatttattggataacatgcaatggcaatttaaattaaaaggataaaatcatattccatatatgaaatcttattttacatacaaaatcatattttatctttttatcaaataaaatcatattttacatataaaatccaattttatacataaaatcatattttaatcaatatttccataagatcatatcttatcatcaattgtaccaaaaataattaatttcataaaatctgatttaatggataaaatctataaattttccaaaaattcaaatttatccaaaaatcaattttaaaattttcggactcgaacaattcaatccgacgcctcgtggaccaatcaaaacaatttttgatcggaccaaaaatagaattttaacatattaaaattttgatttaaaaataaaaattaattttcccgggccgcccgggacgctcccgggctgcccgcggcccaaaaggggctcgggccaggcagcccgtcgctgcccctagggcagcgacgatcgctgccttgggcagcgaccctcgctgcccccaccccccgggcagcgatccaatcgatgcccgtgttttgcccgaaaaaaaaaattttattttaaaaaaatttattttgtttcaaaaaccgaggcttaaaaatttttgtacaatcgattaatttaatcgcttgatctgagaaacctggctttgataccactgttggaaaacggtgatcagatcaatcagaattgatacccggtgcagcggaagtttaaaagttttatatggaacgattccataatgggtatcaaaactttacgattaaattgtgcgtgtaaaaattaaatcacaattaaatttttacctccaatctcgaatcgagattatggacaccaacagattactctgctcttgttgtatatcccaggaactgatggacgaacaattcttcaatcaggtccacgaacggaaatttaatccctctgatagattgcactagaaaatctatcagaagtttctacgaagagaattaacgaatttgatccgttaaaccagactgcaaattcaaaattcacaggctggaattttcgagcagagagggagaggggggcggccacttagagagaaaaacagctagggttttcgaaaattgtgacctctgtttttaatttctgtactgcaataacttatttataatgtgggctgctaacagcttagggcccattagtcataagttcaagcctgacaagcaaagcccgcatgttcagaaattaatataaaattcatcgtgactcagattgataaaccaatttcaccaatgtgcacagaaaccatttctgcaccttttaaagtcaagataaattttctgaatccgaattcagtgatttccaaaaatgcccatccctatgtcattttaggaaatcttactcctctactcttaaataaaaagtcccacttctttgttcattaaatttaactctttaaatttaactatctcaacggggattaaaaatccattacttgtgtgaccctcaatggttcagggatacagctagccgtgggctcacaactccttgtgactcggaacaacaatttccgacttgcccatcgaatcatggtaagagcgcctagcaacatcgccccatgattccctaggtatcactgatagtgcctgcaagaaccaatagattttggttagcgtacagtacggtcccttcatccatatatcccgatcgaatcaacaaccattggtaaatcgagagtcgttcgagattcgataactatgcaatgcatcttgaagatcaaatagtgacatcgcatgtgctactaaaaaaccatttcttaaaacacatcttgtactctggccagagattcgtcacactaatatctcctcagattgcataggatatccacactcgcaagtatgtggtgaatccttgacaacaaagcatcgaatcctatatgtgtcgtaactgtacccaatcccgacacctgatgaccacaatagagtcggtaaacgagtcaaagcacagtactagcatatagagtctcaatgatgtttcaagtagtaaggactaatggtgtacaaccaaaaccgcggacttcatccactcgataagtgataaccacttggaaagtccggatagggtaattcgatcatttatcgtatgaatatccatttgcatgctttgaacatctctatgttccataccaatgaaacgtggtactcggcatcgcaaatgctagtctcaatctcgagcgatccttatccttattaacggacggctcaatcgactaggaactgtttagaatatacagtgactataagatgtgtttcatgatagtcatccccatgtactaccacatcttacaaacactatagtatattcaaggtctttatcaaaacaacaatagtatatcacaatataacaatatgaagaaagataaagtcattgccattaataaaagtgtaaattatattaaacaaaagattgtttatacaaagagtcatcaaagccagttaggatttggttatctggaacaggattaaccggaatcattttcgtcgatactatctctagttccgaTATAGAAGTAAGCATCTGATATAGACTACTGTTGAGGATGGTGTTGGTTCATCTGGGAGTTTCAACAGGATGATAGTGAATTTCGAGGCAACGACCTCGAAGGGTGCATTaaaacaagaaattgtgtacaaGGATTTTGTAGCAATTGGGTTTAATAAGCAGAGATTTTGTCATCTGTTTACTTAGTTGGTACTCTTTGGGAAACATTCATTGGGAAAAGTAAGTTTTGAAGGTACGTACTGtgacgccaggaattgtcaggatttggTGGTTATCCATGATAGGATGACTAAGATGATAAATTAGATACCATCTACGATAgcgagattcggatcaaggtttattGCAATCATTCTGAGGgtttcagatggttagagtcATGTGTAGTGGTGCGATTGCTCTGCGAGCTGGTGGccggtagttgccatttctattcgcataaggtactaTTTTGGAAGATACATTTTATCCTTCGTGATAAAAAAGTAACCCACACGAGTTCTTGAAAAAgggatatctaggatttgaccgagagtcgaatctagatcgatttgtTTAGAGCTTTGCGATAACgtcaagggatgcgatgttatCGTTACACTAGTGAGATACAATGagttgtatcttgttttctcAATGGGCAGCGATAGAGTTCGTGCATGTCTAGAGATATCTAATAACTAGTTACAATCTTAGCAtgagtgtcatcgctaagatctATAGGCAGTGTGACTGATTCAATGGGTAATTTGGACCGAATGTGCCGTGTCGTTGCGGTTAACGATGGATAACTGACAGTAGTCAGTAGTGTGACACAATTTTAGCAAGGATTGGGGttgtcgaaggttatttgacCCAATGTTTTGAACCGAAACTATtaatgaattggacgaatggtttatactataTTCCCAGGGTTTactctagatttcgaggacgaaatccttttaaggtggtgggaatgtagtagcccgtatccaaaactaacgattaatgagtaattaatcgtatattcatgttgagattaagtaaaacatgattaaggaaattccacatgaattaacggagtccagaaatggatccaggacactaaaAAATGGTGGATATGGttcggcaggttcggacggtccgaagtgggttcggacgatccgaacatggacggagccaggcttcggaggctctgaagacttcggacggtccgaagtcggttcggacgatccgaactcatgcggccagttgtcccaaaataatacgtcattggtgacgtcatccGGGAGATGTTCGGATGATCCaaagagccagttcggacgacccgaacagtgtattggacaggtgtatggttgcatgcgattcgTTGGACGCATggcagagatcggacgatccgatgagacgatcggacgtcccgaagcagttcggacgatccgaagtcaggatcggatgatccgaacgtgctctataaatatgaggtccgagctcctcatttggtgcgaaTTCCGAGTTCTTATCCtttgcccacgtggctctattttagtgctttgggtactcttatttagagttggagtagggaacatatttttagtatagtcagacagtgtctgaaaCAGTAACAGAGCAGTGCTCGGGTAGCGGAACAGTGCTCGAGGCTCTGGAGCTgtagcaggggtgtgcccctagttgcaggatagtcgccatcagtgggctgacgacgaacgcatgtatagctatggtctccttaaattatttaggagtatgcaatagcttagttaaggcttttagagcttattgaatgatgcatgggtatttgcattgtaaacttgatgataggcttggaacctagagtgggactactaggactgccttagaaaggtacgtaagtactgactgagattgccagcggatatgcatgcttatatgttgcatttatgtgtttgtatgttattattgttatgcggcatgtgcatatcatcttgtgcctgtacatctgtatatctttcgagatgagctagttagggttgctcagccctgttaggacgtttgatatcgagtacccttaggtactgatgcctcgaggactccgtggtccgcatctgtgattcgggaatgagtggtcgcacgcagtggttagctaccccgatgtgacgagcttatatcccaggcaccagtctgagcagttcgtatacagttatcccagatatggataccctgtcatttgcatgcatcatatttgtatgtttatccgtgctttcgtattgatcttagagctcacgtccagtcttttctgtatatctagacaccctattcgacggggcaggtgtaggtgcaggattgagcaccaggagcctggagtagccagtgaccttgaagacagcaggattagctgtaggtttctatttaaattcgattgggttgtatattcgaggttgtttagccggttgtattccgccggtctttttttgtatttaagtcttccgcagcgattttatttaatgcatgcttaattatgctcttaactctgattaggtagtggatccgggtcgggtcgctacatttattcaCCTCTACAGGAACTTATTGCTACATGGTCATGCCCTTTGGGCTCAAAAACGCTGGGGacacttatcaaatattaaTGGACAAAGTTTTCAATCAACAGATAGGCAAAAACATCGAAGTATATGCGGATGATATTCTGGTCAAAACCCGAACAGCTAAACAACTTATTTCCGACCTAACCCAGACATTCCAGACATTGCGTGATTATTGATTAAAGTTAAACCCAAGAAAGTGTACATTTGGGGTTCAGACTGGGAAATTTCTAGGGTACATGGTCACCAGGAGAGGAATTGAAGCTAACCCGGAAAAAATTCGGGTCATTATCTCTATGGAGTTACCCAAGAACATTCAGGAGGTGCAAAGGTTGTCTGGAAGAATTTTTCCACTGGCTCGTTTCATATCGAGATAGGCAGATAAGAGTTTCATGTTCTTCAGAGCACTCAGAAAAACTAAAAACTTCGAGTGGGATGAACAGAGTGAAAAATCTTTTCAGGAGTTGAAGACATATTTAAAAGAGCTACCGGTGTTGAACAAGCCAGTACAAGGAGAAGAGGTCTTTGTGTATCTAGCTGTCACACCCCGAGCTGCTATCTCGGTCCTAGTCAGGAGGGAGGGGGTGAATCATCTACCTGTCTACTTTGTCAGTCATGCCTTGAAAGGAGCAGAGCTTAACTACATGACACAGGAAAAGTTAGCTCTAGCCCTCGTCATTACCGCCAGAAAACTAAGGCCTTATTTCCTGTCTCATCCGATCATTGTTCTTACCAACAGCACCTTGGGAAAAATCGCGGCTAACCTAGATGCATCGGGAAGATTGATCAAGTGGATTACAGAGTTAAGTGAGTATGACATAAAGTTTGATCCCCGTACTGCCATCAAAGCTCAAGCCCTAGCTGATTTCTTGGTAGAGACTGTTCAGTTAGAGCAAGAAGaccattgaaaaatatttgtagaTAGATCATCTTGTCAAACAGGAAGCGGGGTTGGAATTGTGATAATATCACCTTGGGGTGAGGAAACCAACATCTCAATAAGGTTGGATTTCCGAGCATCTAATAATGAAGCAGAATATGAAGCACTCTTGCTTGGACTGAAGGTTGCTCGGAATCTCGGTATACCCCGAGCTACCCTTTATTCAGATTCTTAGTTGTCCATACGATAGAGTAAGGGGAAGTTGGAAAACAAGAATAAAAAGATGATAAAATATGCTCAAACATTGGACAAAGCCAAGGAAGATTTTACCGAACTCACTATGGAATTGATCCCGAGGACTGAAAATACAAAAGCCGATCACTTGtgtaatgccccgtttttatcttaaatgagtttatttgagttaatcggagatttcagagttcaagagccgacttgattttgatcacggtctattttgcaaattttggattttttagggactaaaacgcaaatattgaaatTGTTATTATATCTAGCATGGGTTGACTATTCTTAGCACTTTATCTTCCTCCTCTAGCCgtgctccaccattgaagacgccctCTTGaatcttcaagcttccagatttcaatccgagctcgatccgtccgttggaaattatttcttaaggcagtttagcgatcactacagcgagagctccgttataccataagtatttctccgatcagacacatttttttttttggatgttgttagaatcgttcgagattcgagtatgttgttcttgacagagttatgatcgtttattatctgtcggttttgaaatagagcgacgttcggaattgttatgatttttggaagccattttttaaaaagaggttttgagatttgttggaattgccttgttattgttgtattagcattgatacgagttgatatcgatattgaactgctgtctgcgtttctggttggttcagttatagccgttatgccgccgatttgagttttttgagatttgaaccgttttgagttggtGATCATTGGCTTGTGaattgatcgtcgttgttgatcatctttttgcATCTGAACAGTTTTGTTTGGATTTTTCAAGCCCGGAGTTAACAGCTGTTGATcatcaagagttggacgaagatcggtaaagagattaccttgagccgttgttgttgttgttggattgtttagttttttattaaaccttttattgtagcgtttccagagttggagctactgcattgaaaggtaaaagcagtcatcgttagcgggatagtaTACTCGGGACagctggttctcgagtttccctttaaatcacatattgcatcaatacttgttttaGCATGTGGagcttgtattttgttgatttaaTGAACTcttattatgtggcttatgtttatgttttgttatgcattcatcttgagccaactttgatttcagcgggcagaacagcccattttgtttagacgtttttggggatatactgtgagtggcctgggtgtagaggttcacctagagtcagcatactccttatagtcgcaccaaagtctaggggagtgggatacgtggaaccacctcgattgggagagtcggtgagtcgttacgtgatctcatccttgggatcccaaaagcagagcagcaatccctcgttaatcagaattgatatcccgatttaaagacatgcataacatttgttttgatttgattgtgttgtcttgaaagcatgttgttgttatattaattgttacttttatgtttcttttactgggaatatcattctcaccggagttatctggctgttgctttgttttgtatgtttacttggcaacaggaggggcaggatcaattcagcgaagacctggttagcaacaagagggagagctagtagtgggactcggtttagaagtcgaattagcatgtcaatctattttacttttggaacatgtttagatctcgaacttcattgtttatgttgtattggTTATGCAAGCCTTTTGGTTATCGAATATTGATGTTTCATGTTGTAATCCCTATTTTGAAATGTTGTTGAAGGTTGATTTGTAGCATGatcttttctgaattttttgggCAGAGAGCGCATTCGATCGCgagagttcacccgatcgagcgcacACCTTCATTTTGTTGAGGAAGAGAACTTCATATTTTTGGTGCGCTCTATCCTACgagttcataggatcgagcgcatggtTTGAATTTCCCGGCAAAACTTGAAGCATgtttggtgcgctcgatcgcacgagttcatgcgatcgaACGCAGccctgttttaaaaaataaataaatttccttgTCATGCCttgatttttgatttattaaatgaTGTTGGTTTACCTTATATTAACTATAgaggattagaaccgaggtctcacattaagtggtatcagagagttaagattcttggttgaactagagagagcagggtagttcgagtccgcttgtattggctcctcgcatgtgtttgagttatttatttgtttatttaattccatgcaagcatgctttattatttgagaattaattgaattacatgattttgtgatttaatttataaagcatgaactacttgagatttaactgcttctgttatcgactggtatccggtattccaagcggttgtaagggcaccgaattgtagcgattgagatatcttgtgtcctaacctttgattatcagatgggtcctcgtcgagttataaacagaaacccaccgtcagttattcctacgactgaacaagctagtactgaatCTGTTCAGATGGATGTTACAGCGACTCCAATGGGAAAccctgctgaagaggtttcagtcatttaatccaccgttgttgatgggtacagaaaatccagttgactgtgagagttggttggatgacattgatcagttgttcgattccattgattacacagatgaccaccaaaccaggttagtcattcatcagctccgTGGTATTGCTAAGAACTAGTGGATCACGaccaagagatccatggagaacagaggtacagttgttacttggtctcttttcaaaactgagttttataagaggtTCTTTCCTGTTTCGTATGGAAAGGACAAGGTAGCCGAGTTTTCCAATTTGAGGCAAGgaaatctgaacattgaggagtacatagccaagtttgatagcttGTTGTGTTTTGCACAGCGCAttgccgacagtgaagaagccaaatccgatcagttcatcaacggcttgaatccaaacattttcacgttggtaaacactgctagacctgataactttgcggatgccatgaatcacgcaaagggagctgaagcgggtTTGTGGAGAAAGCGAGaaaatcagatggtacctcagcagcagaggcagtctTAGAACCAACCGCCTtggtatcagaatcagccacctcagtatcaaaaccagcagtgggggaaacagaaaggaccagtacaaagcaagagggaaacagttcaagaggcaggggaacagttcttctagttccagtggttccaagcagtttggttcaggacagagttctggatcatcatccttgtattgcagcaagtgtggaggcaAACACTCACCAaatcagtgtgtaggagtctttgggaactCCAACacttgtcagcaaccgggacacttttctaaggtgtgcccatagcatagtagagatcgagctcagagtggaagttcatctagacctacgGCTCAGCCTGAGAtacagtcttctgcagttcaatCCTtctagcctcagcagcagaacagacagggaggtaaccctagtgcgaaccagcctccgagatagcaggcacgagtctttgctttgacagaggatcaggctcaggcagcaccgaACAATGTTATAGCAGctaactgtttgattttcggttattctgctcatgttttgatagatacaggtgcttcccattcctttatctctgagaaatttgtgttattgcatgctttgcctactgtagtagctgttaattcacctttgggtggaggaattgtttatgTCCGATTAGCCAAGAACTGTGAACTCTATTTTGAGGGAAATTTATTAGAGTTCGAAAatattgtacttgggctattggattttgactgtattgtcggtatagatgctttaaccaagtacagcacaacagtcgattgttttctgaaggtggtcagattcagacctgaaatggcagacgagtggaaattcttcggtaagggttctcgatctagaattcctttgattttagtgttatctatgactcgtttttATAGaaaggtgcagagggatttttggtgtatgcagttgatgtactgaaatctagccctgaattggttgatataccagtggttagagatttttctgatgtgtttccgaaagatgttcctggattgccacctattcgagagatcgaattcagcattgacttagtgtcaggtactcaacctatttccaaagctccttatcatatgtcacctattgaactgagagagttgaaggaacagcttgaggattttattgccaagggatacatcagacctagtgtatcgccttggggtgctcctgttctgtttgttcggaagaaggatggttctatgcggctctgcattgactaccgccaactgaatcaggctacagtcaagaacaggtatcctttaccccga comes from the Henckelia pumila isolate YLH828 chromosome 1, ASM3356847v2, whole genome shotgun sequence genome and includes:
- the LOC140874144 gene encoding uncharacterized protein, with the protein product MFFRALRKTKNFEWDEQSEKSFQELKTYLKELPVLNKPVQGEEVFVYLAVTPRAAISVLVRREGVNHLPVYFVSHALKGAELNYMTQEKLALALVITARKLRPYFLSHPIIVLTNSTLGKIAANLDASGRLIKWITELSEYDIKFDPRTAIKAQALADFLVETVQLEQEDH